Proteins co-encoded in one Setaria viridis chromosome 9, Setaria_viridis_v4.0, whole genome shotgun sequence genomic window:
- the LOC117840347 gene encoding peroxidase A2: MASSHSPRSASGATAVMAVLFVAALCLHGAMAQPLREDYYDGTCPDAYNIVKQVLIDAHESDERIYASLIRLHFHDCFVQGCDGSILLDNMTGMQSEKESPPNNGSARGYEVVDAVKCALEDACPGVVSCADILAIAAEISVELSGGPSWGVLLGRLDGRTSDFNGSQDLPAPFENLTTLQSKFQAVGLNDVDLVALSGAHTFGRVQCANVADQPADRLYNFSGTNMPDPTLDSAYRAFLSQRCPRNGDSSVLNDLDPTTPDTFDNHYYTNIEVNRGFLTSDQELKSAPEAQGTTAPIVDQFASSQDAFFASFAQSMINMGNIRPVTDPSQGEVRTNCRRIN; the protein is encoded by the exons ATGGCTTCCTCCCATTCTCCTCGTTCTgcctccggcgccaccgccgtcaTGGCCGTGCTGTTTGTGGCGGCCCTGTGCCTGCACGGCGCCATGGCGCAACCGCTGCGCGAGGACTACTACGACGGCACGTGCCCTGACGCCTATAACATCGTGAAGCAGGTGCTCATCGACGCGCACGAGTCGGACGAGCGCATCTACGCCAGCCTCATCCGCCTCCACTTCCACGATTGCTTCGTCCAA GGCTGCGACGGGTCGATTCTGCTGGACAACATGACAGGGATGCAGTCCGAGAAGGAGTCACCGCCCAACAACGGCTCGGCGCGCGGGTACGAGGTGGTGGACGCCGTCAAGTGCGCGCTGGAGGACGCCTGCCCTGgcgtcgtctcctgcgccgacatcctcgctATCGCCGCGGAGATCTCCGTCGAGCTG TCGGGAGGACCCAGCTGGGGTGTACTCCTGGGAAGACTGGACGGCAGAACGTCAGACTTCAACGGCTCCCAGGACCTGCCGGCGCCCTTCGAAAATCTCACCACGCTCCAGAGTAAGTTCCAAGCCGTCGGCCTTAACGACGTCGACCTCGTCGCCCTCTCAG GGGCTCACACGTTTGGCAGGGTACAATGTGCAAACGTCGCCGACCAACCGGCCGACCGGCTCTACAACTTCAGCGGCACCAACATGCCGGACCCGACCCTGGACTCGGCTTACCGAGCATTCCTATCGCAGAGGTGCCCGAGGAATGGCGACAGTTCGGTCTTGAACGACCTCGATCCAACGACGCCGGACACCTTCGACAACCACTACTACACCAACATCGAAGTGAACCGGGGGTTCCTCACCTCCGATCAGGAGCTCAAGTCCGCACCCGAAGCGCAGGGCACCACGGCACCGATTGTCGATCAGTTCGCGAGCAGCCAGGATGCCTTCTTTGCTAGTTTTGCACAGTCCATGATCAACATGGGGAACATAAGGCCAGTGACGGATCCATCCCAAGGGGAAGTCAGGACAAACTGCAGAAGGATCAACTGA